In Colletotrichum higginsianum IMI 349063 chromosome 3, whole genome shotgun sequence, a genomic segment contains:
- a CDS encoding alpha-1,2-Mannosidase produces MMLPGRRKIPNVVLLGLPVSLFLLLLWHNDGALPANPLSSPWSSAVPPKPIEWMTDQDESYFWRTVKVNHPAPQPLQQLPVAPSVRFPQVQAHFPPETSAQRRVREERRQAVKQAFSKAWASYHEHAWLSDELMPVSGGRRDTFGGWAATLVDSLDTLWIMDMKDDFSDAVAAAATIDFTTTNLEKINVFETNIRYLGGFLSAFDLSGDVRLLRKAAEVGEMLYKAFDTPNRMPVTHWRVGDAAKGEPQKVDSGELVAELGSLSMEFTRLSILTGDPKWWDATQRVMAVFEAQQNKTNLPGLWPLVVNPETEVFYEGDDFTLGAMADSLYEYLPKMSALVGGRSPMYKAMYEAAIAPAIEHNLFRPMTPGNDDILVAGQAHSRGSDTGTRYIELDPQGQHLVCFMGGLMALGGKLFNRRDQLSLARKLVDGCIYAYRAFPHGIMPETFYMVPCPSKETCEWDESLWKKHVRQRAQKDTGDDGGGGEGRSADDIISQERLVKGFTAVPDKRYILRPEAIESVFVMYRTTADAVLLEAAWDMWTAIDNATSTDLANTAVRDVTAEGKPPPADSMESFWMGETLKYFYLVFSEPGLVSLDEFVFNTEAHPFKRWK; encoded by the coding sequence ATGATGCTCCCAGGAAGACGTAAGATACCAAACGTTGTCCTCCTGGGCCTCCCcgtctccctcttcctcctccttctctgGCACAATGACGGTGCCCTCCCCGCAAACCCATTGTCATCGCCATGGTCATCCGCGGTGCCGCCAAAACCAATAGAGTGGATGACAGACCAGGACGAGTCGTACTTTTGGAGGACGGTCAAGGTCAACCACCCGGCGCCCCAGCCCCTCCAGCAGCTTCCCGTCGCGCCCTCTGTCCGCTTCCCGCAGGTCCAGGCTCATTTCCCACCCGAGACTAGCGCCCAGCGCCGGGTCCGCGAGGAGCGCCGGCAGGCCGTCAAACAGGCCTTTTCGAAAGCGTGGGCTTCCTACCACGAGCACGCCTGGCTCTCGGACGAGCTGATGCCCGTGTCCGGGGGCCGCCGGGACACGTTCGGGGGCTGGGCCGCGACCCTTGTCGACTCGCTCGACACGCTCTGGATCATGGACATGAAGGACGACTTCTCCGACGCTGTGGCGGCCGCCGCTACGATCGACTTCACCACGACCAATCTGGAAAAGATCAACGTCTTCGAGACCAACATCCGGTACCTTGGCGGCTTCCTGTCGGCCTTTGACCTCAGCGGCGACGTCCGCCTGCTGCGTAAAGCagccgaggtcggcgagatGCTGTACAAGGCCTTTGACACGCCGAACCGCATGCCCGTCACCCATTGGAgggtcggcgacgccgccaagggtGAGCCGCAGAAGGTTGACagcggcgagctcgtcgccgagctcgggAGCCTTTCCATGGAGTTCACCCGTCTCTCGATTCTCACGGGCGATCCGAAATGGTGGGACGCGACGCAGCGCGTCATGGCCGTCTTCGAAGCGCAGCAGAACAAGACCAACCTGCCTGGGCTGTGGCCGCTCGTCGTGAATCCGGAGACGGAGGTCTTCTACGAGGGCGACGACTTCACCCTcggcgccatggccgacTCCCTCTACGAATACCTGCCCAAGATgtccgccctcgtcggcggccgcagCCCCATGTACAAGGCCATGTACGAGGCCGCTATCGCCCCGGCCATCGAGCACAACCTCTTCCGCCCCATGACCCCTGGGaacgacgacatcctcgtcgcggGCCAGGCGCACTCCCGCGGTTCGGATACGGGAACCCGATACATCGAGCTCGACCCCCAGGGCCAGCACCTCGTTTGCTTCATGGGCGGGCTCATGGCCCTTGGCGGCAAGCTCTTCAACCGCCGGGACCAGCTCTCCCTCGCGCgcaagctcgtcgacgggTGCATCTACGCCTACCGCGCCTTCCCGCACGGCATCATGCCCGAGACGTTCTACATGGTCCCCTGCCCGTCCAAGGAGACGTGCGAATGGGACGAGAGCCTGTGGAAGAAGCACGTCCGCCAGCGCGCGCAGAAGGACacaggcgacgacggcggtggaggcGAGGGACGTTCGGCTGACGACATCATCAGCCAGGAGCGTCTCGTCAAGGGGTTCACCGCCGTGCCGGACAAGAGGTACATCCTCCGCCCCGAGGCCATTGAGAGCGTCTTCGTCATGTACCGCACCACGGCGGATGCGGTGTTACTCGAGGCCGCATGGGACATGTGGACGGCCATCGACAACGCGACGAGCACGGACCTGGCGAACACGGCGGTCCGGGATGTCACGGCCGAGgggaagccgccgccggcggactCGATGGAGTCGTTTTGGATGGGGGAGACACTGAAGTATTTCTACCTCGTCTTCAGCGAGCCGGGCCTTGTGAGTCTAGATGAGTTTGTGTTCAACACCGAGGCGCACCCCTTTAAAAGGTGGAAATAG
- a CDS encoding Cupin, with product MHFTTTAAAAILAFASSALSAPYNSPRTEQTPAPALSLTQQLFLADTAADRFKLLPDDKQFVFDFNQPQNNPGKGGELIAANRKTFPALVGTGSGLALGRVGPCGMNTLHVHPRSAELQIVVEGRLITEMTPENGVVEAADGKTRRVIRTELGPFQMTPFYQGSIHSQFNPDCEDAVFIASFAAEDFGTGQVADSTFAFSDDLIAAAFGQSIAGEDIDRVRKAIPASIALGVDECLKKCNIKKRSL from the exons ATGCACTTCACcactaccgccgccgctgccatcTTGGCCTTTGCCTCATCGGCTCTTTCTGCCCCCTACAACAGCCCTCGCACCGAGCAGACTCCCGCTCCTGCCCTGTCTCTGACCCAGCAGCTCTTCCTTGCCGACAC TGCCGCGGATCGCTTCAAGCTCCTCCCTGACGACAAGCAATTCGTCTTCGACTTCAACCAGCCTCAGAATAACCCCGGAAAAGGCGGCGAGCTCATCGCCGCAAACCGCAAGACCTTCCCCGCTCTCGTGGGGACGGGCAGCGGCCTTGCTCTGGGCCGAGTGGGTCCCTGCGGGATGAACACGCTCCATGTGCACCCGCGATCCGCCGAGCTCCagatcgtcgtcgagggccgccTCATCACCGAGATGACGCCCGAGAATGGCGTCgtggaggccgccgacggcaagaccCGCCGCGTCATCCGCACCGAGCTGGGCCCCTTCCAGATGACCCCCTTCTACCAGGGCTCCATCCACAGCCAGTTCAACCCGGACtgcgaggacgccgtcttcatcgcgagcttcgccgccgaggacttTGGCACGGGCCAGGTCGCAGACAGCACTTTCGCCTTCAGCGACGACCtgatcgccgccgccttcggccAGAGCATTGCCGGCGAGGATATTGACCGCGTCCGCAAGGCCATCCCCGCCagcatcgccctcggcgtgGACGAGTGCTTGAAGAAGTGTAACATCAAGAAGCGCTCTCTTTGA